DNA from Cheilinus undulatus linkage group 20, ASM1832078v1, whole genome shotgun sequence:
CCTTTAGAtaggatgatgaatggatgtatGCAGTGACCAGGATGATTTCAACACAACACAGAGCTGTGGAATAAAATCCATGTATTAGTCACAGTCTTTAGACTTTTATGACATGCCTGAGATTATCAATCACAGTTCATTcaatcaaaatacaaaaaaacacatttataaagaGGACACAAATATTGTGCAGCATGGAGTGAAGGTTGGCACATTGTGAAGAGAAGCTGTGCTCACACAGTGACAGCTAAAAACTATAATCAAAATTATCCTGGCAAAATATTTGTTCAAACTACATTTGTGATAAAAGAACTATCCTTCCCAAACATCCATGATCTATACATGATCATTAGGGCTATAACTAAAGGACTAAATTACAAAAATAGGAGGAGAATAAGTCCAAAAGGTTGAAAAAGTCAACTTTCAGTGCTAGGGCCAGGCATGAAGGGGAAATGAAGGTTTAATTTGCTGATGTGCATTTTTAGAACAATGCAAAAAGCTGAGAATAAAGAGAAACTGCCTTAAAACAATTCTAATGACTAAGTTCTCCTACACGTGGCTTTAATTTGCTTGCAACaataaaatgagcaaaacaatgaaaagatCTAGTGTGTCAGATTAGCTCACTTTCCTGTTTAAAGAATAAATTAGTGCCAGCAGAGACATTCATGTCTTTGTAAACACGAGAGTGCTGAGAGAGtcaaaagtaaagaaatatcTAGAAAAGTGGCTGCGCAAATACctgttaaaacaataaaacagcagtAATGCACTGAGGAAACACATCTAATTTTaagtctaataataataaataattcatTTCATTCCATTAGCAATTcgactttataattctaccatgaacagatgagagagactccagacaattgaatttccctgcggggataaataaagttattgtattgtattgtattgtattgtattgtattgtaatacTTTATCCAATATGGTTGTGGTTTTGATGACGTATTCGGCAAGATTTTGCACTTAACACGCCATCTTGGCACAGACATAGTTTAAGGGATATGTTCACACAGATATCTCTAAATTAATTAACCTGCCAGTGCAGATATGCTTCATATTGTACCTTTTATGCCTGACCCTACTCcactttaaattattaaaatctgttgcatatttttaaaacatggcaTACAGTGCATTAAGAAAGTtttgcataaagaaagaaaattttgttttgttgcagcctgatgctacaactctctatagaaggcttcACAGCAGGCAATGAATATCAGAGTGTAAACCAAGCcttgaggtcaaaggaactgcctgcagagctcaaagacaggattgttgcaaggcacagatctggggaaggctacaaaaaaaatcccgCTGATCCCCAAAAGCACAGTAGCCTGCAAAATTCTCAAATGTAAGAAGTTTTGCACAACCAGAAATTTTCCAggagctggtcacccagccaaactgagcaatcggggggaagggccttagtaagagaggtgacgaagaacctgatggtcgctctgactgagctccagagatcctgtgtggtgATGGGAAAAGTTCTGGGAGGACAACCATCTCTGCAGCCCCAGGCCTTTATAGCAGAGTGGCTAAAAGGAAACTTGtgctcagtgcaaaacacatgaaagcctactttgagtttgcaaaaaagcacccaAAGGACTCTCAGACTTTAATAAACAAGATCCTCCGGTCTGATGAAACCCAGATTGagctgtttggcctcaattctaaacaaGTTaccgctcatcacctgcctAATACTACCCGAAcagtgaagcacggtggtggcagcatcatgctgtaggggtgcttttcagcattgaGATATTTTCCGTgaaaaacctgttctgcagcactcaggacctcagactgggccaatggttcaccttccaacacaACAATAACCCTAAGCACAAAGCCAAGACAGCATAGAAGTGGCTTAGGGatgactctgtgaatgtccttaACTAAAATGCTAAAAGTCGTTAACAAAAAAGGTGGGGCTGGATTAACGAGTCGGTTAAATTAAtaacctatcattttttataaacacaggcttgaaatcctaGTCTacaatgctcttttaaactgttatgaacctcccgccactagaggccacCGTAGCTTCACTTATAGTTGCTGTCTTCCTGTCTAGCACTAACCTGAcagggaaacctcccatagactgcatttgggaaagggcagagcaattgaataaaaacttggagggtgattggatgaacattctgtctgccacatctttacgggccaatcagagcaacaaaacacgtgatgatTAGACTCTTCCGGTCGGACTCTTCAACTTACTGCTGTcctttttacttcttttaacaaagacattttaacgAATGTTAAAAGTCAAGTCCTAATAAAACTAgagctttagcagcagccaCATTAATCTCTTCTGCAATAATTGCAGCGGCCTCTCATCGCTGCTTGCTGACATCACGACTCTGTTGCGCccgaaagtgctgcccctcgacgccgattggtcctgtcactttctaactggatcaaaactgttcaaatgggggctttgcaagatggattcactagtaagaaacacagaaacgggcgaatctatctgctttgcaaggttaatctgAAACTTCACTGGatggaaatatgagaagcttagcggAGGCATAgcggttagcgtgtagtaggaacagcagggtatgacagttttttagaGTAGTAAATGAAGATATAGAGGTAAGAAGTCTGGCAGTGCTAGCCTTTAATGTTAGCCACTCTATAGAGTATCAGGCTAACACCACACCTgttgacacaatgaccctgtttgactgttttcttgGGATTTTCTACTCTTTGGACTAGTTgattaaactaaatttaaatgAGCGTTAGCCGAATAGGGAAAcatgcttaggaacatccttggtccttgagtggcccagccagagccctgacttcaaccccatcaaacatctctggaaaGACCTGAAAAGGTCTACGCAACGAGAGTCCCCAtctttttgataaatttgcaaacatttctaaacttCTCTAGCTTAATGAGAgacaaaatgaatttaaacagctgcagcatcaggctgcaagaTAACAAAAGGTGAACAGGGTCTTAagactttctgaatgcactgtacatgTGAGATGTCTCAGTTCAGCACTTATtggaaaatgtataaaaataaaatcaaagactGAAAAACCTTTTTGAACAACAAGATAGAAAATTATCTTCTAAGGTGCATCATGAGTTGTAGAGGATTCAGCTATTCacaattcattaaaaatgttgcagtacAATGGCACAATCTCACCAACAATAACAGCAggaaatttaaataaagttgcCATGAAAGACCATGAACATCAGCACTGCTTGGTTATGATGATGTAGCTAACTTGTTCAGATTCTAACTAGTGCAGTGTCTACTAAACAAACAATACTGTTGttctaaatagaaaaaaacacaatatttccAGGAAATTTAAACTAACAAACATGATAGTTTTCAAACGTCGCAATGCCCAACTTAAGTGAAGAACACACTACAAGGTAATCTTGAATGCTTTCGGTTTGTTTCCTGTCTTCTGACCAAGGTCAGAAAAAGCCAGATTATCTAATGGATCtaatggttctaaagattatcttgtTAGATTCTTCTGTGGCGTGTTGTGTGGGAAGGGTGATCTTTCCCTCTCTGGTCTGCTGGGTAAGCTATCAGGGGGGTTCTGACTAGGGATTGTCGTCTGCTGTGGTTTTGACCAGATGTAACTAATAGAAAAAAAGCCATAAAGCTGTGTGGTTCATTATCAGGTAGATGCTTTCCAGAGGGACTCTGGGAAAAGGGGAGACCTGGTGTCCAAGTAATCCAAGCTTACATGGCATCTCAGGCAGATCTGTCTTGTACACACTTGCAGTGTACATTGTAAACATTATTGGAAAATTTTGATAGATTTTTCTGCACCATAAGTACCAGATTTGTGATTATAATCCATGAAAATGACTGAGAGCATTCTGGGTTTGCTCAAAAACTCCCTCAAAAACGTACAATATTCAATAAGGCAGCTTCATGTGTGTTCAAGTGATCCAAGAGCAGGTGGACGACTAAAAGTGAAGGTGTGTGCATGGGTCTTCAGTCTAaattttccttctttctcttaTATAACATGGCTTATTTGGTCATTGTGAATGTTAAATGAAAATCCACACAGATCTATCCATTACTGACTTCACTAAAAGTGCAACATTGTTCCTGTAAAACCCAGGCTTTaacattttctatttaaaaaatgttttggaatGGCCATGAAGAACCGGAGGAAAAAAGGTGGAGGACGACATTCTTCTTGCTGCAACTTGTGACAAGTTTTTACAAAGCGTAGTCTCCGCTCACTATAGTCTCTTTAAGGCCTGTGGGTAGTACTTTAAGAAGATTCTGTGTGCTATCTCGTACGTGTCTCCATGAGGCTTAGTCGGGTATCTCTGGCTGTTGTAAATGAATCCCTTTTCTACCTGGAAAACCGCCTGGTTAAAAGCATCCTGCTTGAACGGTTGTCCGCTGTCCAGACACTCGACTAGCGTGTGAACAAACAGCCCCCACCGCTGGGCATAGTAGTCCTCCATGAGGCCTCCCCATTCTTTGTTTGCATAGTCGATTATCTCACCGCTAGGACCCCACAGAGTGAGCTGGTTCCTCGCGTTCATGTCGTAGAGCTCTGCCTCCTTCTCGTCTAGGGCTAAAGATCGAGCTCGGTCCAGCCATGTCCCTAATAAAAAGTTGGCGTCACTGTTCAGTAAGCGATTAAGCTCCGGTAAGAGATCATACACCAGAACTCCGCCTGCTGTCAGCAGCTCTGGCAGCTTCTGGTTGTGGAAGGCCTCTGCAATATCCTTGTAGTAGGAAGTAGCCAAGACTTGGAGAACCTGCCGAGTGACGTCCACAAGATCGTACCGGAAAGTCTCCTTGGAAATGAGGGATGGAGCTGCTTCTATCATCATCTTCCAGGCTTTGTACAAGTCAGCAGGGTCGTACCAGAGATCAGTATTCATGCGGAAGGAGGGTCTGCGGACCAGAGGgctgtggttgtggttcttGTAATGAGGCACGGTGCAGTTGTAGACACTGGAGAACAGAAGCCTCCATGCAGCAGTCAGGTTGCTGTGAGAGCTGCCGTAGCGCCGTACTGCGTACAGCGACACCCAGTTGGACAAGTTGACAGGCTCCTTCCGCCAAGCCAGCTCCGTCATCAACTCGTACATGACTGGATTCTGCTCTATTCCCTCAGGAGTCATCCCAATGCCCACCAGAGTGGAGTTTGGAAAATGTAAGGCTTTAAAGGGCCCTGAATTGATGCTCTCCACGGTGCCAAAGAACCCGCTGTTGCCCCCAAAGTTTTGTAACATGCACCAGATGAAGGGCTGTCCATAGAAAGACTCAGTGTAGGAGAAAATTGGCTCTGTCTCTGCAAACAGGTCCAGCACGATCATCCTCCCGAGGGGCACCCCGTGTAACAGGGCCTGAATCCGGGCTGGCTTCCAGAAAACTGCATCACTGAAGAACAGCCAGCCTTGCATCAGCCAAATTGCCTGAGGATCGACTggggagaaagaaagagatCTGGATGAGGGACAGGAAGGTGACGGAAATGAAGGGCAGCTGGGAGCACGAGGGGAGGGGGGGGCGTCTGTGTAAGAGAGTTGGACAACAGGTCATCCAAGGGGAAGCTAACTAGGGCAATTATTGTACTTGTTGCCCAGAATAACAGCGTCCACAAAGGCACGATTAGGtttaaaacaggaagttaaacaCCCAGACACTGACCTGCTGTCATCGAGGCAAAGACAGAACGACTGACTGCAGACAAGTAGGCCGGGTCGGACGATGGCGGGGTCATCTCGTTGAAGGTGTCGGTGTTGTAGATGTGGTCCGTACCAAACTGCTTCACCACCTGGGACAAATAGAGGGAGCCGATGTGGAGGAAAAGAGGGTCTCGAGGGTCTAGGATGTAGGAGCAGGAGAAGCTGCAGTTGAAATGAGACCAAGGGCCCAGTCTGGTGACGTTGGCTTCTGGATACAACCTGAAAGACCAGAAACACTTCAGAGACTCAGAGGGTAAGACTCATGAGTTTTTTGTAGCATTACAAATGCTACGTTTTCATAATACTActaatttttcagttttcttctgttgcagcctgatgctacagtaaaaatattctcattaatctacactcagttgtccatcatgacaaagtggagACAGAActtcagacatttttgcaaattattgcaaataaaaaactgaaatatcacaatgacataagtattcagaccctttgcaaaaacacttacaaatttagctcaggttcctcctattTCATTTGATCTTTGCCAAGATGTTTCTATGCCTTGATTGGATTCCACCTGTGGTAAACACCTTTATAAAGGGCCTCACAGCGGACAatgatgcatatcagagcaaaacccaAGCCATAaggtcagaggaactgcctgcagagctcagagacaggattgttgcaaggcacagatctggggaaggctacaaagaAATCCTGctggttcccaagagcacagcggcctccataattcttaaATGGAATACACTTTGATTTTTCATAAAAAGCATCCGAAGGACTCTCAGATTTTgaaaaacaagattctctggtctgatgaaacccaGATTGAGCTGTTTGGCTGCATTTTAAACGTTaggtctggaggaaaccaggcatgGCTCATCACATGCCtgataccatcccaacagtgaagcatggtggtggcagcatcatgctgtggggggtTGTTTTCAGCACTGAGATCCCCTCAGTGACAACCTGTACCttagtgctcaggacctcagattGGGCCGAAAGTTACCTCCCAACACGAAAATGACCCctagcacacagccaagacaaatCAGGAAATTTCTGTCGCACTGAAGTTTCCTCAgtctttcttctcctttgcTGCAAGTGTGTGCTGAAATCTTTGCAGTTTCTCTCAGGCTCCTTCCATGTCAGCGGCCCGGCTCTGATGCAGCGTtgatttcatcgactaaaaatatgaataaaactattcgtcgacagccttttttcatggcaaaaactagactaaaactaacaaaaacagagctgtgatgactaaaactagactaacatgtaattttgtttttttttggacattgAAAATCcttgatatttttccactgtgggtaaatctg
Protein-coding regions in this window:
- the naglu gene encoding alpha-N-acetylglucosaminidase, with translation MSPRRSCSLVLLVVLSLVVSTYCKFPTLDHLKPKASNKVQGRAVVGLLKRLLGNRSTEFIVSVNKSLSNDSLDVCELRSTKNNKIVATGSSGVAVASGIYNYLKYFCNCHVSWSGDQLELPRPLPRLSGVLRINTQHRFRYYQNVCTFSYSSVWWDWPRWEREIDWMALNGINLPLAFTGQEAVWQEVYRALGLNQSEIEEFFSGPAFLAWNRMGNMFRFGGPLPQSWHVNQLYLQFKILERMRSFGMIPVLPAFSGNIPKGILRLYPEANVTRLGPWSHFNCSFSCSYILDPRDPLFLHIGSLYLSQVVKQFGTDHIYNTDTFNEMTPPSSDPAYLSAVSRSVFASMTAVDPQAIWLMQGWLFFSDAVFWKPARIQALLHGVPLGRMIVLDLFAETEPIFSYTESFYGQPFIWCMLQNFGGNSGFFGTVESINSGPFKALHFPNSTLVGIGMTPEGIEQNPVMYELMTELAWRKEPVNLSNWVSLYAVRRYGSSHSNLTAAWRLLFSSVYNCTVPHYKNHNHSPLVRRPSFRMNTDLWYDPADLYKAWKMMIEAAPSLISKETFRYDLVDVTRQVLQVLATSYYKDIAEAFHNQKLPELLTAGGVLVYDLLPELNRLLNSDANFLLGTWLDRARSLALDEKEAELYDMNARNQLTLWGPSGEIIDYANKEWGGLMEDYYAQRWGLFVHTLVECLDSGQPFKQDAFNQAVFQVEKGFIYNSQRYPTKPHGDTYEIAHRIFLKYYPQALKRL